A region of the Nocardia asteroides genome:
CGGTTATCGAGTCGAAGCCCGTCCAGTGACGTACGCCACTCGGCAAATTCGCGCCGCGGCGGCGTGTCGTGCTATCCGGCGACGTCGTGTCGCGGCTGAGCGGGGGTTGCCGGAGACACGCTGGGCGACGGTCGCGCCGCCGTGCCGACGAAGCACGGGTGCCGGGTGGTGACGTGGTCGCCGGTGGCTAGGCTGTGTGCGTTGAGCACAGTTGATAACGAAGCCGAAAGGGGTCCCGCGGTGCCCGCCATCTCCCGTGACGAGGTCGCACACCTCGCCCGGCTGTCCCGGCTCGCGCTGTCCGACGCGGAACTGGATCAGTTCGCCGGACAGCTGGATTCGATCCTGAGCCACGTGCGGACCATCTCCGAGGTCGCCGCCGCCGACGTCCCGGCCACGGCCTCGCCGAATCCGGCGACCAATGTGACCCGGCCCGACGAGGTGGTGCCGGGCCTGACCCCGCGTGAGGCGCTGGCCGCGGCCCCCGCGGTGGACGAACAGCGGTTCATGGTCCCGCAGATCCTGGGAGAAGCCGAATGAGCGCGACGGCCGGGCCGGACCTGACCACGCTGTCGGCGGCCGAGCTGGCCGACAAGATCCACGGCCGCGAACTGTCCTCGGTGGAGGTCACCCAGGCGCACCTGGATCGCATCGCCGAGGTCGACGGCGAGTACCACGCCTTCCTGCACGTCGCGGGAGAGCGGGCGCTCGAGGCCGCGGCCGCGGTGGACGCCGCGATCGGCTCGGGCGCCGAGCCCGCCTCGCCGCTGGCCGGAGTTCCGTTGGCGCTCAAAGACGTTTTCACCACCACGGACATGCCGACCACCTGCGCGTCGAAGATCCTCGAAGGCTGGGTGTCGCCCTACGACGCGACGGTCACCAGGCGGCTGCGCGAAGCGGGCATCCCGATCCTCGGCAAGACCAACATGGACGAGTTCGCCATGGGCTCCTCCACCGAGAACTCCGCCTACGGCCCGACCCGCAACCCGTGGGACGTCACCCGCATCCCGGGCGGCTCGGGCGGCGGTTCGGCGGCCGCGCTGGCTTCGAACCAGGCGCCGCTGGCCATCGGCACCGACACCGGCGGCTCGATCCGCCAGCCCGCGGCCGTCACCGCCACCGTCGGCACCAAGCCCACCTACGGCACGGTGTCGCGCTTCGGCCTGGTCGCCTGCGCGTCGTCGCTGGATCAGGGCGGTCCGTGCGGCCGCACGGTGCTGGACACCGCACTGCTGCACGAGGTGATCGCCGGCTACGACCCGCGCG
Encoded here:
- the gatC gene encoding Asp-tRNA(Asn)/Glu-tRNA(Gln) amidotransferase subunit GatC, whose protein sequence is MPAISRDEVAHLARLSRLALSDAELDQFAGQLDSILSHVRTISEVAAADVPATASPNPATNVTRPDEVVPGLTPREALAAAPAVDEQRFMVPQILGEAE